Proteins from a single region of Polyangium spumosum:
- a CDS encoding sulfate/molybdate ABC transporter ATP-binding protein, with protein MGIVARALVKRFSGGGGARAVDDVSFEIGTGELVALLGPSGGGKTTVLRILAGLEAPDGGRVLLRGVDVTYQRVQERNIGFVFQGYALFRHMTVRDNVAFGLTIRRRPRAEIDHVVNELLALVRLSELGERYPHELSGGQRQRVALARALAPGPSVLLLDEPFGALDAKVRLELREWLRRLHEERSITTVFVTHDQEEALSVADRVIVMNRGKVEQIGTPEDIYDRPATAFVAGFVGSINELEGEVRGGRAALGSLAAAAPPGAGDGTSVRAFVRPHDVELVGVTSRVERRSSVEVATARVERLVRVGFMVRIELRLEDGQPLTVELAKDRVAELGLVEGEDVFVNLREAKLFVQDYSI; from the coding sequence GTGGGTATCGTGGCGCGTGCGCTCGTGAAGCGGTTCTCCGGCGGCGGCGGCGCGCGCGCGGTCGACGACGTGTCGTTCGAGATCGGGACGGGCGAGCTCGTCGCGCTGCTCGGCCCGAGCGGCGGCGGCAAGACGACGGTGCTGCGGATCCTGGCGGGGCTCGAGGCGCCGGACGGAGGTCGCGTGCTCCTGCGCGGCGTGGACGTGACGTACCAGCGGGTGCAGGAGCGCAACATCGGCTTCGTGTTCCAGGGCTACGCCTTGTTCCGGCACATGACGGTGCGGGACAACGTGGCGTTTGGCCTGACGATCCGGCGGCGGCCGCGGGCGGAGATCGATCACGTGGTGAACGAGCTGCTCGCGCTGGTGCGGCTCTCGGAGCTCGGCGAGAGGTACCCGCACGAGCTCTCGGGCGGGCAACGGCAGCGCGTCGCGCTCGCCCGCGCGCTCGCGCCGGGCCCGAGCGTGCTCCTGCTCGACGAGCCGTTCGGCGCGCTCGACGCGAAGGTGCGGCTCGAGCTGCGCGAGTGGCTGCGGCGCCTGCACGAGGAGCGATCGATCACCACGGTGTTCGTCACGCACGACCAGGAAGAGGCGCTCAGCGTGGCGGATCGGGTGATCGTGATGAACCGCGGCAAGGTGGAGCAGATCGGCACGCCCGAGGACATCTACGATCGGCCGGCGACGGCGTTCGTCGCGGGCTTCGTGGGCTCGATCAACGAGCTCGAAGGCGAGGTGCGCGGCGGACGCGCGGCGCTCGGGAGCCTCGCGGCGGCGGCGCCGCCGGGCGCGGGGGACGGGACGAGCGTACGCGCGTTCGTCCGGCCGCACGACGTCGAGCTCGTGGGCGTGACGAGCCGCGTGGAGCGGCGCAGCAGCGTGGAGGTGGCGACCGCGCGGGTGGAGCGCCTCGTGCGGGTGGGCTTCATGGTGCGGATCGAGCTCCGGCTGGAAGACGGGCAACCGCTGACGGTGGAGCTCGCGAAGGATCGCGTGGCCGAGCTCGGGCTCGTGGAGGGCGAGGACGTGTTCGTGAACCTGCGCGAAGCCAAGCTCTTCGTGCAGGACTATTCGATCTAG
- a CDS encoding PHP domain-containing protein, producing the protein MRSKTGMVRYVALGVGVAVAGAAGIVAFTRVPPERTAVAAPLTLNINLEPPKLGPPRFAETLDVSTFQRGNLHTHSKWSDGDRPPEDVYRWYRGHGYTFLALTDHENRVSPKTFAALERKDFLILAGEEVTMLAEGKPVHVNGLCTKKTIGGGKFKTKQKALLHGVSRVHAQGGVALVNHPNFDWALTLDDVRVTRGAELLEIWSGHPFVNTEGNAERPSHEAVWNTLLDEGWSIAGVAVDDAHHYGATTKPGVKPARPGKGWVQVFAERLDRALICEGLAKGRLYASSGVTLTRIRVTGNKLSVWPEEEGAVVTFIGGGGKELAKIERGPEGDATYELRGDERWVRARVAMPDGKMAWTQAYRVVR; encoded by the coding sequence ATGCGGTCGAAGACGGGCATGGTTCGGTATGTCGCCCTCGGCGTCGGGGTCGCCGTGGCAGGCGCGGCGGGCATCGTCGCGTTCACGCGTGTCCCGCCCGAGCGCACGGCCGTCGCGGCGCCGCTCACCCTGAACATCAACCTCGAGCCGCCGAAGCTCGGTCCTCCGCGCTTCGCCGAGACGCTCGACGTCTCCACGTTCCAGCGCGGCAACCTGCACACGCACAGCAAGTGGAGCGACGGCGATCGTCCCCCGGAGGACGTGTATCGCTGGTATCGCGGCCACGGCTACACGTTCCTCGCCCTCACCGATCACGAGAACCGCGTCAGCCCGAAGACGTTCGCCGCGCTCGAACGGAAGGACTTCCTCATCCTCGCGGGCGAAGAGGTCACGATGCTGGCGGAGGGCAAACCCGTCCACGTCAACGGCCTCTGCACGAAAAAGACGATCGGCGGCGGCAAGTTCAAGACGAAGCAGAAGGCGCTGCTGCACGGCGTGAGCCGCGTGCACGCGCAGGGCGGCGTCGCCCTCGTGAACCACCCGAACTTCGACTGGGCGCTCACGCTGGACGACGTGCGCGTCACGCGCGGCGCGGAGCTGCTCGAGATCTGGAGCGGTCACCCCTTCGTGAACACGGAGGGCAACGCGGAGCGGCCGTCCCACGAGGCCGTGTGGAACACGCTGCTCGACGAGGGATGGTCGATCGCGGGCGTTGCGGTCGACGACGCCCATCACTACGGCGCGACGACGAAGCCAGGCGTGAAGCCGGCGCGGCCCGGGAAAGGCTGGGTCCAGGTCTTCGCGGAGCGGCTGGATCGAGCGCTCATCTGCGAGGGGCTCGCGAAAGGACGGCTCTACGCGTCGTCGGGCGTGACGCTCACGCGCATCCGCGTGACGGGGAACAAGCTCAGCGTGTGGCCGGAAGAAGAAGGCGCGGTCGTCACGTTCATCGGCGGCGGCGGCAAGGAGCTCGCGAAGATCGAGCGAGGGCCCGAGGGCGACGCGACGTACGAGCTCCGCGGAGACGAGCGCTGGGTGCGCGCGCGCGTGGCGATGCCGGACGGGAAGATGGCCTGGACGCAGGCGTATCGAGTCGTTCGGTAA
- the cysT gene encoding sulfate ABC transporter permease subunit CysT, which translates to MELAEARPTSRSRARGQQLGKLGLRVAAGSYLLLMVALPVATLAREGLSRGLGELGRALVHPVARAAILLTLQTALVMAAVNAVMGTLIAYVLVRYRFPGRKLLDVLIDLPFAIPTLVTGMMIVTLLGPHAALGQLFEAAGFRVVYAPPAILLALLFVTLPLVVRTVQPVLHELDGADEEAAYTLGASEWTTFRRVTLPAIAPAVVSGALQSFARALGEFGSVVVVAGNIPRRTLTAAVHVFGEVESGDVHAASAMSLVLVTISFCVVLVVSARQRGAHG; encoded by the coding sequence GTGGAGCTGGCCGAAGCCCGGCCGACGAGCCGCTCGAGGGCGCGAGGACAGCAGCTCGGCAAGCTCGGGTTGCGCGTCGCGGCAGGGTCCTACCTCCTGCTCATGGTGGCGCTGCCGGTCGCGACGCTCGCGCGGGAAGGACTCTCCCGCGGGCTCGGCGAGCTCGGTCGGGCCCTCGTCCACCCGGTCGCGCGCGCGGCCATCCTCCTGACCCTGCAGACGGCGCTCGTGATGGCCGCCGTCAACGCGGTGATGGGCACGCTCATCGCGTACGTGCTCGTCCGCTACCGGTTCCCCGGACGCAAGCTGCTCGACGTCCTCATCGACCTGCCCTTCGCCATCCCGACGCTCGTGACGGGCATGATGATCGTCACGCTCCTCGGGCCCCACGCCGCGCTCGGGCAGCTCTTCGAGGCGGCGGGTTTTCGCGTGGTCTACGCCCCGCCGGCGATCCTCCTCGCCCTGCTCTTCGTGACGCTGCCGCTCGTGGTGCGCACGGTGCAGCCAGTGCTGCACGAGCTCGACGGGGCCGACGAGGAGGCCGCCTACACGCTCGGCGCGAGCGAGTGGACGACGTTCCGGCGGGTGACGCTGCCCGCGATCGCGCCCGCCGTCGTCTCGGGCGCGCTGCAGAGCTTCGCGCGGGCCCTCGGCGAGTTCGGCTCGGTGGTCGTGGTGGCCGGCAACATCCCACGGCGGACGCTGACCGCGGCGGTGCACGTGTTCGGGGAGGTGGAGTCGGGCGACGTGCACGCGGCGAGCGCGATGTCGCTCGTGCTCGTGACGATCTCGTTCTGCGTGGTGCTCGTCGTCTCGGCGCGGCAGCGGGGGGCGCATGGCTGA
- a CDS encoding vWA domain-containing protein, whose translation MSSPLDLLAPKGLALLGLLGPLVVLYILKVRRKKKRVASTWLWASAKRDLIARSPFQKLIAQVPLILQALALLLLAFALARPATRGRAITGDHLAIIVDASASMSAESAAGAETKSRMELARKVAEDILSSLGPGSDALLLEAGRDARVVAPLDRDVVRLKAALKALRVHDVEGDLGAAVALAVDRLRQLGGSRRIVVITDGNLAAPTALSGASLPIEVITVGTPVENAAIVRVDVRSGIEPTLKREQVQAFLVVANFGKAPRELYVTMREDNASDILASRKILVAPGERQAVVLDFLPAPGDYRRGLLFDIAPHDAMEVDDMAFARVPAGDKLPVAYVAPDPQNISPWIERAIVSDPATTLKTMSVAELGKPGAVEMDSFVVVEGACPDFVPGGDLLIVAPPPGRCFGTVVGRTLESPAITSWESGDARMRFLSLDGVSISRAAALKPEGPTQELIRTQDGTIATDISTPTRTGTLLGFDVGDSDWPLKASFVLFMRNLLEQARIHRAHGITGPARAGEPLRVRLPASAKDVEVKGPTGDRLDVSLRGGLAVVPEISKVGLYQLAWQGPEAGSFVAPANLTSAAESDLGSVMAPAGSGADAVKVTAAGAEPDAHNEWGWVLALVALGFVVFDVWYLTRKPRLAPTAPAEPKRPPAPERRAAA comes from the coding sequence ATGTCCTCGCCGCTCGATCTGCTCGCGCCGAAGGGGCTCGCGCTCCTCGGGCTGCTCGGCCCGCTGGTCGTGCTCTACATCCTGAAGGTGCGGCGCAAGAAGAAGCGCGTCGCCTCGACGTGGCTCTGGGCCTCGGCCAAGCGCGACCTCATCGCGCGCTCGCCCTTCCAGAAGCTCATCGCGCAGGTGCCGCTGATCCTGCAGGCGCTCGCGCTGCTGCTCCTCGCGTTCGCCCTCGCGCGCCCGGCGACGCGGGGCCGGGCGATCACGGGGGATCACCTCGCGATCATCGTGGACGCGAGCGCGTCGATGTCGGCCGAGAGCGCGGCCGGGGCGGAGACGAAGTCGCGGATGGAGCTCGCGCGCAAGGTGGCGGAGGACATCCTGTCGTCGCTCGGCCCGGGCAGCGACGCGCTCCTGCTCGAAGCGGGGCGCGACGCGCGCGTGGTGGCGCCTCTCGATCGCGACGTGGTGCGGCTCAAGGCCGCGCTGAAGGCGCTGCGCGTGCACGACGTGGAGGGCGACCTCGGCGCGGCCGTGGCGCTCGCGGTGGATCGGCTCAGGCAGCTCGGGGGATCGCGGAGGATCGTGGTGATCACGGACGGCAACCTCGCGGCCCCGACGGCGCTCTCGGGCGCGTCCTTGCCGATCGAGGTGATCACCGTGGGCACGCCGGTGGAGAACGCGGCCATCGTGCGCGTCGACGTGCGGTCGGGGATCGAGCCGACGCTGAAGCGCGAGCAGGTGCAGGCCTTCCTCGTGGTGGCGAACTTCGGCAAGGCGCCGCGCGAGCTCTACGTGACGATGCGCGAGGACAACGCGTCGGACATCCTCGCCTCGCGGAAGATCCTGGTCGCGCCGGGTGAACGTCAGGCCGTGGTGCTCGATTTCCTCCCGGCGCCGGGTGACTACCGGCGCGGGCTCCTCTTCGACATCGCGCCGCACGACGCGATGGAGGTCGACGACATGGCCTTCGCGCGCGTGCCGGCCGGGGACAAACTGCCCGTCGCGTACGTGGCGCCCGATCCGCAGAACATCTCGCCGTGGATCGAGCGGGCGATCGTGAGTGATCCGGCGACGACGCTGAAGACGATGTCGGTGGCGGAGCTCGGCAAGCCGGGCGCGGTCGAGATGGATTCGTTCGTCGTGGTGGAGGGGGCGTGCCCGGACTTCGTGCCGGGCGGGGACCTCCTGATCGTCGCGCCGCCGCCGGGTCGTTGCTTCGGCACGGTGGTCGGCAGGACGCTCGAGAGCCCGGCGATCACGTCGTGGGAGAGCGGCGACGCGCGCATGCGGTTCCTCTCGCTCGACGGCGTGTCGATCTCACGCGCGGCCGCGCTCAAGCCCGAGGGTCCGACGCAGGAGCTCATCCGCACGCAGGACGGCACGATCGCGACCGACATCTCCACGCCGACGCGCACGGGCACGCTGCTCGGCTTCGACGTCGGCGACAGCGACTGGCCGCTCAAGGCGAGCTTCGTGCTCTTCATGCGCAACCTGCTCGAGCAGGCGCGTATCCACCGCGCGCACGGCATCACGGGTCCCGCGCGCGCGGGCGAGCCCTTGCGCGTGCGTTTGCCCGCGTCGGCGAAGGACGTGGAGGTGAAAGGCCCGACCGGCGACAGGCTCGACGTGTCGCTGCGCGGCGGGCTCGCGGTCGTGCCGGAGATCTCGAAGGTCGGCCTCTACCAGCTCGCGTGGCAGGGCCCCGAGGCCGGCTCGTTCGTGGCCCCGGCGAACCTGACGAGCGCGGCCGAGAGTGACCTCGGCAGCGTGATGGCCCCGGCCGGATCGGGCGCGGACGCGGTCAAGGTGACGGCCGCGGGCGCGGAGCCCGACGCGCACAACGAGTGGGGCTGGGTGCTCGCGCTCGTGGCTCTCGGCTTCGTGGTCTTCGACGTCTGGTACCTGACGCGCAAGCCCCGCCTCGCGCCCACCGCGCCCGCCGAGCCGAAGCGACCGCCGGCGCCGGAGAGGAGGGCCGCGGCGTGA
- a CDS encoding sulfate ABC transporter permease subunit, translating into MAERAGRPRAGVRASLIAAAVLYVGALVLLPVGSLLRGALGGGLGPVFEVLARPDVLSALGMTARLTALAVVVNGALGTALAFVLVRDRFVGKRVLSALVDVPFALSPVAVGVVLLALFGKGGLLRPIADALGVEVVFAWPAMAMATSFVTLPFVAREVGPVLEEMGTDQELAAYTLGASPLTTFFRVTLPGIRWGLAYGATLTMARAIGEFGAVLLVSGGVAGQTETATVFVYRALEDRDERGAYVVATVLALASIGLLLLLDVARRKRGSRVEVEGKGG; encoded by the coding sequence ATGGCTGAACGAGCAGGCAGACCGAGGGCGGGCGTACGCGCCTCGTTGATCGCGGCGGCCGTGCTCTACGTGGGCGCGCTCGTGCTCTTGCCGGTCGGATCGCTCCTGCGCGGCGCGCTCGGGGGCGGGCTCGGGCCCGTCTTCGAGGTGCTCGCGCGGCCCGACGTGCTCTCCGCGCTCGGCATGACGGCCAGGCTCACGGCGCTCGCGGTCGTGGTGAACGGCGCGCTCGGGACGGCGCTCGCCTTCGTCCTCGTGCGGGATCGGTTCGTGGGAAAACGCGTGCTCTCCGCGCTCGTCGACGTGCCGTTTGCGCTCTCGCCGGTCGCGGTGGGCGTCGTCTTGCTCGCGCTCTTCGGCAAGGGCGGGCTGCTCCGGCCGATCGCGGACGCGCTCGGCGTGGAGGTCGTGTTCGCCTGGCCGGCGATGGCGATGGCGACGTCGTTCGTGACGTTGCCGTTCGTGGCGCGTGAGGTCGGGCCGGTGCTCGAGGAGATGGGCACGGATCAGGAGCTCGCCGCGTACACGCTCGGCGCGTCGCCGCTGACGACCTTCTTTCGCGTGACCCTGCCCGGCATCCGCTGGGGGCTCGCGTACGGCGCGACGCTGACGATGGCGCGCGCGATCGGCGAGTTCGGCGCGGTGCTGCTCGTGTCGGGCGGGGTCGCCGGGCAGACGGAGACGGCGACGGTCTTCGTGTACCGGGCGCTCGAAGATCGGGACGAGCGCGGCGCGTACGTGGTGGCGACGGTGCTCGCGCTCGCGTCGATCGGGCTGCTCTTGCTGCTCGACGTGGCGCGGCGGAAGCGCGGCTCGCGCGTGGAAGTCGAAGGAAAGGGAGGTTAG
- a CDS encoding universal stress protein → MAFQKILVPIDFEETSQRALESALELATKLGAKVTVVHVYSLPVYNFPDGSYIPTSELAESVQQGAQKQLDAFVEAQRARGVTLDAVLREGRSADEICRTAKEISADLIVMGTHGRGAIGRVLLGSVAVGVLRHAEVPVMTVRATDT, encoded by the coding sequence ATGGCGTTCCAGAAGATCCTCGTGCCGATCGACTTCGAAGAGACCTCGCAGCGCGCGCTGGAGAGCGCGCTCGAGCTCGCCACGAAGCTCGGCGCCAAGGTGACCGTCGTTCACGTCTACAGCCTGCCCGTCTACAACTTCCCCGACGGGTCCTACATCCCCACGAGCGAGCTCGCCGAGAGCGTGCAGCAGGGCGCGCAAAAGCAGCTCGACGCCTTCGTCGAGGCGCAGCGAGCCCGCGGCGTCACGCTCGACGCCGTGCTGCGCGAGGGGCGCTCGGCCGACGAAATTTGCCGGACCGCGAAGGAGATCTCGGCCGATCTCATCGTGATGGGCACGCACGGCCGCGGCGCGATCGGCCGCGTGCTCCTCGGCAGCGTGGCCGTGGGCGTGCTCCGCCACGCCGAGGTCCCCGTGATGACGGTCCGCGCGACCGACACGTGA
- a CDS encoding DUF58 domain-containing protein, translating to MQETRPGIPSRLLDPAFVRELEVLRRRLEIRARSGASGEHAARRRGGSAEFQEHRPYSPGDDLRRIDWAAYARTDEPVLKLFRAEEDVIVRLLVDTSASLDFGEPPKFEAACRIAAAFGYMALAASERAQVISAGEGIQREETPVRGRSGLPSLLRALGAITPGGGTDLARAIDRLIQKNKRAGMLLVVSDFLDGGPLGPALARAAAAGHDLVLVQVVAPEEIEPPYEGDWALEDAETGAVVEVTMDAAAIEAYVLRFAGLCEELRQMAKRLRATYVRVRTDEPLESAVRRIVSRSID from the coding sequence ATGCAGGAGACTCGTCCGGGGATCCCCTCCCGGCTCCTCGATCCGGCTTTTGTTCGCGAGCTCGAGGTGCTCAGGCGGCGGCTCGAGATCCGCGCGCGCTCGGGCGCCTCGGGCGAACACGCGGCGCGGCGGCGCGGCGGCTCGGCCGAGTTCCAGGAGCACAGGCCCTACAGCCCCGGCGACGACCTGCGCCGCATCGACTGGGCCGCCTACGCGCGCACCGACGAGCCGGTGCTGAAGCTCTTTCGCGCCGAGGAAGACGTCATCGTGCGGCTGCTCGTGGACACGTCGGCGAGCTTGGATTTCGGCGAGCCGCCGAAGTTCGAGGCCGCGTGCCGCATCGCCGCGGCGTTCGGGTACATGGCCCTCGCGGCCTCGGAGCGGGCGCAGGTGATCTCGGCAGGGGAGGGGATCCAGCGCGAAGAGACGCCGGTGCGAGGCCGGAGCGGGCTGCCGTCGCTGCTGCGCGCGCTCGGGGCGATCACGCCGGGCGGCGGGACGGATCTCGCCCGCGCCATCGATCGGCTGATACAAAAGAACAAGCGTGCAGGCATGCTCCTCGTCGTCTCCGATTTCCTCGACGGCGGTCCGCTCGGCCCGGCGCTCGCGCGCGCGGCGGCCGCGGGCCACGATCTCGTGCTCGTGCAGGTCGTCGCGCCCGAGGAGATCGAGCCCCCATACGAGGGCGACTGGGCGCTCGAGGACGCCGAGACCGGCGCGGTCGTCGAGGTGACCATGGATGCCGCGGCGATCGAGGCGTACGTGCTCCGGTTCGCGGGCCTCTGCGAGGAGCTCAGGCAAATGGCGAAGCGGCTGCGCGCGACGTACGTGCGGGTTCGTACGGACGAACCCCTGGAGAGCGCGGTCCGAAGGATCGTGTCGAGGAGCATCGATTAG
- a CDS encoding RNA recognition motif domain-containing protein yields MSKRLYVGNLAFHSTEESVRSAFQAAGVEVVGVQVMTDRVTGQSRGFGFVDVAGDKEAQAAIDALHGKSLDGRTLTVNEARERTPGGGGGGGGFRGGGGGMGGGGGGGYGGGGGGGGGGRGGGGGGRGGGDRRGGRGGGGGRDRGGRDRGDRW; encoded by the coding sequence ATGAGCAAGCGACTGTACGTGGGCAATTTGGCCTTCCATTCCACCGAGGAGAGCGTCCGCAGCGCTTTCCAGGCCGCCGGGGTGGAGGTGGTGGGTGTCCAGGTCATGACCGATCGGGTGACGGGGCAATCGCGCGGGTTCGGTTTCGTGGACGTGGCGGGCGACAAGGAAGCGCAGGCGGCGATCGATGCGCTTCACGGCAAGAGCCTGGACGGTCGCACCCTGACCGTGAACGAGGCGCGTGAGCGCACGCCGGGCGGCGGCGGCGGTGGTGGTGGCTTCCGCGGCGGCGGCGGCGGCATGGGCGGCGGCGGCGGCGGTGGTTACGGCGGCGGCGGCGGTGGTGGCGGCGGCGGTCGTGGCGGCGGCGGCGGTGGTCGTGGCGGCGGCGATCGGCGCGGCGGTCGTGGCGGCGGCGGCGGCCGGGATCGTGGCGGTCGGGATCGCGGCGATCGCTGGTAG
- a CDS encoding VWA domain-containing protein, which translates to MIPSHLRPYLPFVVVALGLFVFVLVARWVIRAAALTKRKVLLAGMILGALPALYVGLVWTGLVPGGYLRLARPQITLLVLASTTFVAYRMATGWTNQGPFRTRLGDLLAQLATFIAAMAAAGPELGRPLDRLTVLVAIDRSRSIDLVPSAEQRIKQELAVAELGMREEDRIGTIIFGADAATEDPPRPKSDLPAPQRVSVGRDGTDLGAAIRRALAEVPADSAARIVMLSDGVVTRGDTMAAAAAAVAAEIPVDVVPLEQRSIPDIRVVALRAPTRADEGEPIDLRLVTSSPSPAAIQIRLRRDGELIAEAGAKIAAGEDVLRIREKAPGPGFHRYDVEITAADPALDQSPEDNAGSAFMRVRGQASALVLDGDAGKTGFLARALEAAAFRVDEGSTSSVPADLAGLVGYDLVVMGDVRASDLSPGQIDALASYVRDLGGGLLLMGGDRSLGPGGYARTPIEEVSPVSFDLKQERRRASLAEVIGIDISGSMAASAGAHTKLELANEAAARSAALLGAGDRLGVLHVDTAVNWSVPLGPVSDKAGIDRAIRGVGPGGGGILVDITLEAAYAALAKEKVNLKHVLLFADGSDAEQMGPCRTMVSNALRAGITTSVVALGNGGDVPELETLSRLGSGRFYLIEDANRLPAVFTQETILAARSSIVEKEFRASRSAPSPILSGVPLDEAPSLDGYVVTIPKGRASVLLTGPEGDPILAVWSAGVGRAGAFTSDLKDRWGSRWTTWPGAARLVGQLARDLTRKGEDGRVRVEADASGGELHVRATVVGDDGRAQSFRRLMVRVAGPDGFVRETALEATGAGAYAASIPLSRPGTYIAIAKDEQSGDVVGTAGAALTAGEELRPTGSDAALLGRIADLTGGKRRDTLAGIFGDRAARRFSYQDITPILIAMAGFALLLAVAARRFALPEPVLAWAARTREALRAKPSAEAPARPDPRSPDAVVGALLQAKERAARDRAAREAPLPAASAAALAQPPPAATRPQAHAPTAAPHPPQGAPPAGPPQPRALTAAEILLARRKGQPRS; encoded by the coding sequence GTGATTCCGAGCCATCTGCGCCCGTACCTGCCCTTCGTCGTCGTGGCCTTGGGCCTCTTCGTGTTCGTCCTCGTCGCGCGCTGGGTGATCCGCGCGGCGGCGCTCACGAAGCGCAAGGTCCTGCTCGCGGGGATGATCCTGGGCGCGCTGCCGGCGCTCTACGTGGGCCTCGTCTGGACGGGCCTCGTCCCCGGCGGTTATCTGCGCCTCGCGCGGCCGCAGATCACGCTGCTCGTGCTCGCGTCGACCACGTTCGTCGCCTACCGCATGGCGACCGGCTGGACAAACCAGGGCCCCTTCCGCACGCGGCTCGGGGATCTGCTCGCCCAGCTCGCCACGTTCATCGCGGCCATGGCCGCCGCGGGCCCCGAGCTCGGCCGGCCGCTCGACAGGCTCACGGTGCTCGTGGCGATCGATCGCAGCCGCTCGATCGACCTCGTCCCGAGCGCGGAGCAACGCATCAAGCAGGAGCTCGCGGTCGCCGAGCTCGGGATGCGCGAGGAGGATCGGATCGGGACGATCATCTTCGGCGCGGACGCGGCCACGGAGGACCCGCCGCGGCCGAAGTCGGACCTGCCCGCGCCGCAACGCGTCTCGGTGGGGCGCGACGGGACCGACCTCGGCGCGGCGATCCGGCGCGCGCTGGCCGAGGTCCCCGCCGACAGCGCCGCGCGGATCGTGATGCTCTCGGACGGCGTGGTCACGCGCGGCGACACCATGGCCGCGGCCGCGGCGGCCGTCGCGGCGGAGATCCCGGTCGACGTGGTGCCGCTCGAGCAGCGCTCGATCCCCGACATCCGCGTGGTCGCGCTCCGGGCGCCGACACGCGCCGACGAGGGCGAGCCCATCGATCTGCGCCTCGTGACCTCGTCGCCGAGCCCCGCCGCGATCCAGATCCGGCTCCGGCGCGACGGCGAGCTCATCGCCGAGGCGGGCGCGAAGATCGCCGCGGGTGAGGACGTCCTGCGCATCCGCGAGAAGGCGCCCGGCCCGGGCTTCCACCGCTACGACGTGGAGATCACGGCGGCCGATCCGGCGCTCGATCAATCCCCGGAGGACAACGCCGGCAGCGCGTTCATGCGCGTGCGGGGTCAGGCCTCGGCGCTCGTGCTCGACGGCGACGCGGGCAAGACCGGCTTCCTCGCGCGGGCGCTCGAGGCCGCGGCCTTCAGGGTGGACGAGGGCTCGACGAGCAGCGTGCCCGCGGATCTCGCGGGCCTCGTCGGCTACGACCTCGTCGTGATGGGCGACGTGCGCGCCTCGGATCTATCGCCCGGCCAGATCGACGCGCTCGCGAGTTACGTGCGTGACCTCGGCGGCGGCCTGCTCCTCATGGGCGGGGATCGCAGCCTCGGGCCGGGCGGGTATGCGCGTACGCCGATCGAAGAGGTCTCGCCCGTATCGTTCGACCTCAAACAAGAGCGGCGCCGCGCCAGCCTCGCCGAGGTGATCGGGATCGACATCTCCGGCTCGATGGCGGCCTCGGCCGGCGCGCACACGAAGCTCGAGCTCGCCAACGAGGCGGCCGCGCGCAGCGCCGCGTTGCTCGGCGCCGGCGATCGGCTCGGCGTCCTGCACGTCGACACCGCGGTCAACTGGAGCGTCCCGCTCGGCCCGGTGAGCGACAAGGCCGGGATCGACCGAGCGATCCGCGGCGTGGGCCCCGGCGGAGGCGGCATCCTCGTCGACATCACGCTCGAGGCCGCGTACGCCGCGCTCGCGAAGGAGAAGGTCAACCTCAAGCACGTGCTCCTCTTCGCCGACGGCTCCGACGCCGAGCAGATGGGCCCGTGCCGCACGATGGTCTCGAACGCGCTTCGCGCCGGCATCACCACGAGCGTCGTCGCCCTCGGCAACGGCGGCGACGTGCCCGAGCTCGAGACGCTCTCGCGCCTCGGCAGCGGCCGCTTCTACCTCATCGAGGACGCCAACCGCCTGCCCGCCGTCTTCACGCAGGAGACGATCCTCGCCGCGCGCTCGTCGATCGTGGAGAAGGAGTTCCGCGCCTCGCGCAGCGCGCCGTCCCCGATCCTCTCGGGCGTGCCGCTCGACGAGGCGCCCTCGCTCGACGGGTACGTCGTGACGATCCCCAAGGGCCGCGCGAGCGTGCTTTTGACCGGCCCCGAGGGCGATCCGATCCTCGCGGTGTGGTCGGCGGGCGTCGGTCGCGCGGGCGCCTTCACGAGTGACCTCAAGGATCGCTGGGGCAGCCGTTGGACGACGTGGCCGGGCGCGGCGCGCCTCGTCGGGCAGCTCGCGCGTGACCTCACCCGCAAGGGCGAAGACGGCCGCGTGCGTGTCGAGGCCGACGCCTCGGGCGGCGAGCTGCACGTGCGGGCCACGGTCGTCGGCGACGACGGCCGCGCGCAGTCGTTCCGCCGCTTGATGGTGCGTGTCGCCGGGCCCGACGGCTTCGTCCGCGAGACGGCGCTCGAGGCCACCGGCGCCGGCGCGTACGCCGCGTCGATCCCGCTCTCGCGCCCTGGCACGTACATCGCGATCGCCAAGGACGAGCAGTCGGGCGACGTCGTCGGCACGGCGGGCGCGGCGCTCACGGCGGGCGAGGAGCTCCGGCCCACGGGCTCGGACGCCGCGCTCCTCGGCCGCATCGCGGACCTCACCGGCGGCAAGCGCCGCGACACGCTCGCCGGCATCTTCGGCGACCGCGCCGCGCGGCGCTTCTCCTACCAGGACATCACGCCCATCCTGATCGCGATGGCCGGCTTCGCGCTCCTCCTCGCAGTGGCGGCGCGTCGCTTCGCCTTGCCGGAGCCCGTCCTCGCCTGGGCCGCCCGCACGCGTGAGGCCCTGCGCGCGAAGCCCTCCGCCGAGGCCCCTGCGCGCCCCGATCCGCGCTCGCCCGACGCCGTCGTGGGCGCGCTCCTCCAGGCGAAAGAGCGCGCCGCCCGCGACCGCGCCGCCCGCGAGGCCCCGCTGCCCGCGGCCTCGGCCGCCGCGCTCGCGCAGCCTCCGCCGGCCGCGACGCGGCCCCAGGCGCACGCCCCGACCGCGGCCCCGCACCCGCCCCAGGGCGCGCCTCCTGCCGGTCCGCCGCAGCCCCGCGCGCTCACGGCGGCCGAGATCCTCCTCGCGCGCCGCAAGGGCCAGCCGCGCTCCTGA